One part of the Phycisphaeraceae bacterium genome encodes these proteins:
- a CDS encoding redoxin family protein — translation MSLARHTGAHHIFLTSVAAIVAAAPSTSFADPDAQAVLLKAVDAIGLAQSLQFTSTMESEIPFGGSSLKQSGKSEITMKRDINAGLRWRARHEGSSKASMVPAVSGVSDATVEFEVVDRNASVLWIDHEQKKVIEKFARSARSSQVQMANTTWMSNLKLADPFEQELAATDSKVIGQETVGGVKCDVVFIDYGENKDKRRWYFGAEDHLPRKKETLSAAAGDAKVVETITITNLKLNPEIPETVFNIPTPEGYAEDIIPPIVDRASNDQNVLGGAGDGNEQEGPVQPRGVNTFPPPAFDLMDLNGKQVALDQMQNQTIVLYFFASWNPTAKEATAAVQDIANKYKDQPVKVIGMAVRERNEENLRKFLAANNITFPVVYLENDGLFKAYRGKSYPHFAVVGSNNQVIHTAEGFRADETIPTILEKVEMSVKGEIPDDVQLPRPALSPDAFDLRGR, via the coding sequence ATGTCGCTTGCCCGGCACACAGGTGCGCATCACATTTTCTTGACTTCTGTGGCAGCCATTGTCGCAGCCGCTCCCAGCACATCATTCGCTGATCCGGACGCACAAGCTGTCCTGTTGAAGGCTGTCGATGCAATCGGACTGGCACAGTCTCTGCAGTTCACCAGCACGATGGAGAGCGAGATTCCGTTCGGTGGCTCATCCCTGAAACAGTCAGGCAAGAGTGAAATCACCATGAAGCGTGACATCAATGCCGGTCTCCGCTGGCGTGCTCGCCACGAAGGCAGTTCCAAGGCTTCGATGGTTCCTGCGGTCTCCGGTGTGTCTGACGCAACAGTCGAGTTTGAGGTTGTTGATCGCAACGCGTCCGTGCTCTGGATCGATCACGAGCAGAAGAAGGTCATCGAAAAGTTCGCTCGTAGCGCGCGCAGCAGCCAGGTACAGATGGCCAACACCACATGGATGAGCAATCTCAAGCTTGCCGATCCGTTCGAACAGGAACTCGCTGCAACAGATTCGAAAGTCATTGGGCAGGAAACAGTTGGCGGTGTCAAGTGTGATGTTGTCTTTATTGATTATGGGGAGAACAAGGACAAGCGCCGCTGGTACTTTGGCGCCGAGGATCATCTTCCCCGAAAGAAGGAAACTCTCAGCGCCGCCGCAGGCGACGCCAAGGTTGTTGAAACCATCACCATTACAAATCTGAAGCTGAATCCAGAAATCCCCGAAACAGTCTTCAATATCCCCACACCCGAGGGGTACGCGGAAGACATTATCCCGCCGATTGTCGATCGTGCAAGCAACGATCAGAATGTTCTTGGCGGTGCCGGCGATGGCAACGAGCAGGAAGGCCCAGTCCAACCACGCGGTGTGAACACGTTCCCACCACCCGCTTTCGATCTGATGGATCTCAATGGCAAGCAGGTTGCACTTGACCAGATGCAGAACCAGACCATCGTGCTGTACTTCTTCGCATCGTGGAATCCCACTGCGAAGGAAGCAACTGCAGCAGTGCAGGATATTGCAAACAAATACAAGGATCAGCCTGTGAAGGTGATCGGCATGGCTGTGCGAGAGAGGAACGAGGAGAATCTCCGCAAGTTCCTTGCTGCGAACAACATCACATTCCCGGTGGTATATCTCGAAAACGACGGGCTGTTCAAGGCGTATCGCGGCAAGAGCTATCCGCACTTTGCGGTGGTCGGATCGAACAACCAAGTCATCCATACAGCGGAAGGTTTCCGTGCAGACGAGACCATTCCGACCATCCTTGAGAAAGTCGAAATGTCAGTGAAGGGTGAGATTCCCGATGACGTGCAGTTGCCAAGGCCGGCATTGTCGCCTGATGCATTCGATCTTCGTGGTCGCTAA
- a CDS encoding pirin family protein translates to MIQRRKADERGKANYGWLDARYTFSFGEYYDPDHIHFGPLRVMNQDRVAPGRGFPRHGHDNMEIVTYVLHGVLEHKDSMGNGSQMKPGDVQFMSAGSGVQHSEYNALKDEELRLMQMWVVPAQRNTEPRYEQRTFADGERRSTLKLCVSPDGEGDSLTIGQDARMYTGLFDSGETVTHDLTAKAAYLHVAEGSVTVNGQTLHPGDGAEITDESEIEITGVERANVVLWEFPAALVVIA, encoded by the coding sequence ATGATCCAGAGACGAAAAGCGGACGAGCGAGGCAAGGCAAACTACGGGTGGCTCGACGCGCGGTACACGTTCTCGTTTGGCGAGTACTACGACCCTGACCACATCCACTTCGGGCCGTTGCGCGTGATGAATCAGGACCGTGTTGCGCCAGGTCGCGGATTCCCGCGTCACGGGCACGACAACATGGAGATTGTCACGTATGTGCTCCACGGCGTGCTTGAGCACAAGGATTCCATGGGCAACGGATCCCAGATGAAACCGGGCGATGTGCAGTTCATGTCAGCTGGTTCGGGCGTGCAGCACTCCGAGTACAACGCATTAAAGGACGAAGAACTCCGCCTCATGCAGATGTGGGTTGTACCCGCACAGCGCAACACAGAACCGCGATACGAGCAGAGAACTTTTGCTGACGGCGAACGTCGTAGTACCCTGAAACTCTGTGTTTCACCGGATGGAGAGGGCGATTCTCTCACGATCGGGCAGGACGCTCGCATGTACACGGGGCTCTTCGACAGCGGTGAAACAGTAACACATGATCTGACTGCAAAGGCAGCATACCTGCATGTTGCTGAAGGCTCGGTCACTGTGAACGGCCAGACACTCCATCCGGGTGATGGCGCGGAGATCACCGATGAGTCGGAGATTGAGATCACCGGTGTGGAGCGTGCGAATGTTGTGTTGTGGGAGTTCCCTGCGGCGCTTGTTGTGATCGCGTAA
- the acnA gene encoding aconitate hydratase AcnA, whose product MTTSNPFNSRATLKTKHGEYTMFRLGALEEQGMTKIARLPYSIRVLLESLLRNVDGYTVTSDDVSGLCSYDPKNVKAEELPFMPGRVVLQDFTGVPCVVDLAAMRDAMKHLGGDPSMINPDVQCDLVIDHSVQVDDFATRVALTINAQKEFERNNERYEFLKWGQQSLSNFSVVPPATGIVHQVNLEYLAKGVLTKEADGKTVAYPDSLVGTDSHTTMINGLGVVGWGVGGIEAEAVMLGQPVYMLTPEVVGFKLTGKLPEGTTATDLVLTITQMLRKHGVVEKFVEFFGPGMADLALPDRATIANMAPEYGATIGFFPIDKVTIDYMKLTNRSDAQVELVEEYARANHLWWTPDAPEPEFASVLELDLSTVQPSLAGPKRPQDRVLLADMQTEFKRALTAKVGPQGLGVDPAKVGASATVVHTEESHPAQPGLTSELKHGSVVIAAITSCTNTSNPDVMVAAGLVARKARALGLTRKPWVKTSLAPGSKVVTEYYDKANLTEDLDAMGFDTVGYGCTTCIGNSGPLPGEIEKAIKEGDLAVASVLSGNRNFEGRVHPAVRANFLASPPLVVAYSIAGTVDIDLIHDPIATTPDGKDVYLKDIWPTQAEVRTIVDSCVTRQQFEEKYAGVFTENDTWNAVPVSKSELYTWDEKSTYIQNPPFFAGMTTDAPGLTPIRGARCLALLGDSVTTDHISPAGNIDPVTPAGKYLIEHGVPKHDFNSFGSRRGNDRVMTRGTFANVRIRNRIAAGEDGTIPEGGWTRDFTRVGKGSVAYIYDASLNYKAEGTPLIVLAGKDYGMGSSRDWAAKGTMLLGVKAVIAESFERIHRSNLVFMGVLPMQFKDGQTAETLGLTGYETFDITLPNPVEPRCDVHVTATLEDGSKVEFTCLCRIDTPIEIDYASNGGILQTVIRKKLNSSVQHA is encoded by the coding sequence ATGACAACATCAAACCCGTTCAACTCGCGTGCGACCCTCAAGACCAAGCACGGCGAGTACACCATGTTCAGGCTCGGCGCGCTCGAAGAGCAGGGGATGACGAAGATCGCACGGCTGCCGTATTCGATCCGTGTACTGCTCGAATCGCTATTGCGGAATGTTGACGGGTACACGGTCACATCAGACGACGTGTCCGGGCTCTGCAGCTATGACCCAAAGAATGTGAAGGCTGAGGAACTCCCATTCATGCCTGGCCGAGTCGTGCTGCAGGACTTCACGGGCGTGCCGTGCGTGGTTGATCTTGCTGCGATGCGTGACGCAATGAAACATCTTGGCGGCGATCCTTCAATGATCAATCCCGATGTGCAGTGCGACCTTGTGATCGACCACTCGGTGCAGGTGGACGACTTTGCGACGCGCGTCGCGCTGACGATCAACGCACAGAAGGAGTTCGAGCGCAACAACGAACGCTATGAGTTCCTGAAGTGGGGACAGCAGTCATTGAGTAACTTCTCGGTTGTGCCGCCCGCAACCGGCATCGTGCATCAGGTGAATCTTGAGTACCTTGCCAAGGGTGTGCTGACCAAGGAAGCGGATGGCAAGACGGTTGCGTATCCTGATTCGCTTGTTGGCACGGACAGCCACACAACCATGATCAACGGTCTCGGTGTTGTCGGCTGGGGTGTGGGCGGTATCGAGGCCGAAGCAGTCATGCTGGGCCAGCCGGTATACATGCTCACGCCAGAAGTTGTCGGGTTCAAGCTCACAGGCAAACTGCCTGAGGGGACAACCGCGACGGATCTTGTGCTGACCATCACGCAGATGCTCCGCAAGCACGGTGTTGTTGAGAAGTTTGTCGAGTTCTTCGGGCCCGGCATGGCTGACCTTGCGTTGCCCGATCGTGCGACCATTGCAAATATGGCACCGGAGTACGGCGCAACGATCGGGTTCTTCCCGATCGACAAGGTGACAATCGATTATATGAAGCTGACGAACCGCTCCGATGCTCAGGTTGAGCTTGTCGAGGAGTATGCGCGTGCGAATCACTTGTGGTGGACACCTGACGCGCCGGAGCCCGAGTTTGCCAGCGTGCTTGAGCTTGATCTTTCGACGGTGCAGCCATCGCTTGCTGGCCCAAAGCGTCCGCAGGATCGCGTGCTGCTGGCGGATATGCAGACAGAGTTCAAGCGTGCATTGACAGCCAAGGTCGGACCGCAAGGCCTCGGTGTTGATCCTGCCAAGGTTGGCGCAAGCGCAACGGTTGTGCATACCGAGGAGAGCCATCCCGCGCAGCCCGGTCTGACGTCGGAACTGAAGCACGGCTCGGTTGTCATCGCTGCGATCACGAGTTGCACGAACACATCGAACCCGGATGTGATGGTCGCAGCGGGGCTCGTCGCTCGCAAGGCGCGTGCGCTCGGACTCACGCGCAAGCCATGGGTGAAGACGAGTCTTGCGCCCGGTTCAAAGGTTGTGACGGAGTATTACGACAAGGCGAATCTGACCGAGGATCTCGACGCGATGGGATTCGACACGGTCGGGTACGGCTGCACAACGTGCATCGGCAACTCCGGCCCACTCCCGGGTGAGATCGAGAAGGCAATCAAGGAGGGCGATCTTGCAGTTGCGAGTGTGCTCTCGGGCAATCGCAACTTCGAGGGCCGTGTGCATCCCGCGGTGCGTGCGAACTTCCTTGCGTCGCCGCCGCTGGTTGTGGCGTATTCGATCGCGGGTACGGTTGATATCGATCTGATCCACGATCCGATCGCAACGACACCCGATGGCAAGGATGTGTATCTGAAGGACATCTGGCCGACCCAGGCAGAAGTGCGCACGATTGTGGACTCGTGCGTGACTCGCCAGCAGTTTGAAGAGAAATACGCTGGTGTGTTCACTGAGAACGATACGTGGAACGCGGTTCCGGTGTCGAAGAGCGAACTGTATACATGGGACGAAAAGTCAACGTACATCCAGAACCCGCCATTCTTCGCGGGCATGACGACTGATGCGCCGGGGCTCACACCGATCCGCGGTGCGCGCTGTCTTGCACTCTTGGGTGACTCTGTGACGACGGACCACATCTCGCCGGCGGGCAATATCGATCCTGTCACACCTGCAGGCAAGTATCTGATTGAGCACGGTGTACCAAAGCACGATTTCAACTCGTTCGGTTCCCGCCGAGGGAACGATCGCGTGATGACGCGTGGCACGTTCGCGAACGTGCGCATCCGCAACCGGATTGCGGCCGGCGAAGACGGCACGATTCCCGAGGGTGGCTGGACGCGTGATTTCACCAGAGTTGGCAAGGGCAGCGTTGCGTACATCTATGACGCGTCGCTGAACTACAAGGCTGAGGGGACACCGCTCATCGTGCTTGCTGGCAAGGACTACGGCATGGGTTCGAGTCGTGATTGGGCAGCCAAGGGCACGATGCTGCTCGGTGTAAAGGCAGTGATCGCGGAGAGCTTCGAACGTATCCACAGAAGCAACCTCGTGTTCATGGGTGTGCTCCCGATGCAGTTCAAGGACGGGCAGACCGCTGAAACACTTGGGCTGACGGGGTATGAGACTTTCGATATCACGCTGCCGAACCCCGTTGAACCGCGCTGCGATGTGCATGTTACCGCGACACTCGAGGATGGATCGAAGGTCGAGTTTACCTGCTTATGTCGCATCGACACGCCGATTGAGATCGATTACGCATCCAACGGCGGCATTCTGCAGACCGTGATCCGCAAGAAGCTGAACTCAAGCGTGCAGCACGCGTAA
- a CDS encoding methylated-DNA--[protein]-cysteine S-methyltransferase has product MPAPATDTIASAQLNSPLGIIRVTARTNADGTAGVSEVAFDKPNDDAPDGSDAPAPLKHILNEAIAQLHAYFASSRSTFDLPLAAHGTDFQHTVWRELCSIPAGITISYGELAKRVGGPNYSRAVGAANGANPIAIIVPCHRVIDSQGKLHGYAGGLERKRWLIDHERAMCGATLFV; this is encoded by the coding sequence ATGCCAGCACCAGCAACAGACACCATCGCATCCGCCCAACTTAATTCACCTTTGGGCATCATCCGAGTCACCGCGCGGACTAACGCCGATGGGACTGCCGGCGTGTCAGAGGTTGCGTTCGACAAGCCCAATGATGATGCACCAGATGGGTCAGATGCTCCAGCACCATTGAAACACATCCTCAATGAAGCGATTGCGCAACTGCATGCATACTTCGCAAGCTCGCGCTCGACGTTTGATCTCCCGCTCGCTGCACACGGCACAGACTTCCAGCACACTGTCTGGCGCGAACTCTGTTCTATCCCTGCAGGCATCACCATCAGTTACGGCGAACTCGCAAAGCGCGTGGGCGGCCCCAACTACTCCCGCGCGGTCGGCGCTGCCAACGGCGCAAATCCGATCGCCATCATTGTGCCCTGCCATCGCGTCATCGACTCGCAGGGCAAGCTCCACGGATACGCGGGCGGACTGGAACGCAAACGATGGCTGATCGATCACGAGCGAGCCATGTGCGGCGCAACACTGTTCGTGTAG
- the nuoH gene encoding NADH-quinone oxidoreductase subunit NuoH: MLPQPEFVTAQLLVNVVTIAVVIHVILGTVAYLIYLERKISAYIQDRIGPNRVGPLGLLQPIADGLKFILKEDYAPTNVDKVMFTLAPMLSIIPAMIGFIVIPWGGTFLMPDITLPILKWHIEGGLVQVTGATVGVGIVYLLSVASLGVYGITLGGWASNNKYSFLGGLRATAQMLAYEIPLGLSVLCVVLVVGSVMPNEIIRQQVDGGWFVIAQPLTAILFFIAILAEANRAPFDNAEAEQELVGGYHTEYSAMRFAMFFLAEYSHIVTSCAFFTLLFLGGYHLPFIPQLDPASTGLLAVLMKFGVYFTKVLLLICFVMVIRWTIPRFRYDQVMVLGWQGLIPIAMVHFVLTFVFAYLNMTSMLPLLLLNVGMMALVVFVQGWLPKQTTNRKVQLYGSRYSSVPGTVVVTAPTDPTAIEDHPVRGLAPSA, translated from the coding sequence ATGCTCCCACAGCCCGAGTTTGTCACCGCACAACTGCTCGTGAATGTCGTCACCATTGCCGTGGTGATCCATGTCATTCTGGGGACGGTTGCCTACCTGATTTACCTCGAACGGAAGATCTCTGCGTACATCCAGGATCGCATTGGGCCGAACCGCGTGGGGCCGCTGGGATTGCTCCAACCGATTGCCGACGGGTTGAAGTTCATCCTCAAGGAGGACTACGCACCAACAAACGTGGACAAAGTGATGTTCACGCTCGCTCCGATGCTCTCGATCATCCCTGCGATGATTGGGTTTATTGTGATTCCCTGGGGCGGCACGTTTCTGATGCCGGACATCACACTGCCGATTCTGAAGTGGCACATTGAGGGCGGGCTGGTCCAGGTCACTGGCGCGACGGTTGGTGTTGGTATCGTGTACCTGCTCTCGGTCGCCTCACTTGGCGTGTATGGGATTACGCTTGGTGGTTGGGCGAGCAACAACAAGTACTCGTTTCTCGGAGGATTGCGCGCAACCGCGCAGATGCTTGCATACGAGATTCCGCTTGGCCTGAGTGTGCTGTGCGTTGTGCTGGTTGTTGGTAGTGTCATGCCAAATGAGATCATCCGCCAGCAGGTTGATGGGGGTTGGTTTGTGATTGCGCAGCCCCTGACAGCGATCTTGTTCTTTATCGCGATCCTCGCCGAAGCGAATCGCGCACCGTTTGATAACGCCGAAGCCGAGCAGGAACTCGTCGGTGGATACCATACCGAGTATTCCGCAATGCGCTTTGCGATGTTCTTCCTTGCGGAGTATTCGCACATTGTTACGTCGTGCGCGTTCTTTACGCTATTGTTCCTTGGCGGGTACCACCTGCCGTTTATTCCGCAACTGGATCCAGCATCAACAGGTCTTCTGGCGGTCCTGATGAAGTTTGGTGTGTACTTCACGAAGGTGCTGCTGCTCATCTGCTTTGTCATGGTGATCCGCTGGACGATCCCGCGTTTCCGGTATGACCAGGTGATGGTGCTCGGCTGGCAGGGGCTGATTCCGATCGCGATGGTGCACTTTGTGCTCACATTCGTTTTCGCGTACCTGAATATGACATCTATGCTGCCGTTGCTGCTGCTCAATGTGGGCATGATGGCGCTCGTTGTATTTGTGCAGGGCTGGCTGCCCAAGCAGACAACGAACCGAAAGGTGCAGTTGTATGGCTCGCGTTACAGCTCTGTGCCGGGCACAGTGGTCGTGACAGCACCGACGGATCCAACAGCTATTGAGGATCATCCGGTCCGCGGTCTTGCACCGAGTGCATGA
- a CDS encoding thioredoxin family protein — translation MTNASPDFANDQVKLHRYSGMWFPLLVVAVFIGVLLFRSGVFENNENAHGIPPGFAHNMTVRDAAMESMERGEPLLVMFSASWCPPCKRMKAGPLRSQEVQDWLETTGDALYVDVDQQADEAREWGIRAMPTFVLLNGGYEVKRIEGGMDARHLIDWLNSY, via the coding sequence ATGACCAACGCTTCCCCTGACTTTGCGAACGATCAGGTGAAACTGCATCGGTATTCGGGCATGTGGTTTCCATTGCTCGTCGTTGCGGTGTTTATCGGTGTCCTCCTGTTTCGTTCTGGTGTCTTCGAGAACAACGAGAATGCGCACGGGATTCCGCCTGGGTTTGCGCACAACATGACAGTGCGAGATGCGGCGATGGAATCGATGGAGCGCGGTGAGCCGCTGCTCGTGATGTTCTCAGCAAGCTGGTGTCCGCCTTGCAAGCGCATGAAAGCGGGCCCGCTTCGATCGCAGGAAGTGCAGGACTGGCTCGAGACCACTGGTGACGCGCTGTATGTCGATGTTGATCAGCAGGCGGACGAAGCCCGCGAGTGGGGCATCCGCGCAATGCCGACGTTTGTGCTACTCAACGGTGGGTATGAGGTTAAGCGCATTGAGGGTGGCATGGACGCGCGGCACCTGATCGACTGGCTGAACAGTTATTGA
- a CDS encoding MBL fold metallo-hydrolase gives MSTHEIDQADVVFHSDQVTIFRFTLGPFETNCYVVAQNAGDTRHCSIIDASFEPGTMIDFVRLQGFTPDELILTHAHIDHIAGVRDVRAAFANTPILIHTDERDWLTDPQLNMSASYGLPVTTPSADRLLNHNDTLDIAGLTWDVRHTPGHSPGSVSLYNKDTGVCIAGDALFAGSIGRTDFPSSNHNDLIDAITRELYTLPDDTLVLPGHGPETTIGTEKHTNPFVRA, from the coding sequence ATGAGCACGCACGAAATCGATCAGGCCGACGTTGTCTTCCACTCAGATCAGGTGACCATCTTTCGGTTTACGCTCGGCCCCTTTGAAACAAACTGTTATGTCGTTGCGCAGAATGCTGGCGATACCCGCCACTGCTCGATCATCGACGCGAGCTTTGAACCCGGCACGATGATCGACTTTGTGAGGTTGCAGGGATTCACGCCGGACGAACTCATCCTGACACACGCGCACATCGACCACATTGCTGGCGTGCGAGACGTTCGTGCTGCATTTGCCAACACCCCGATCCTCATCCACACCGACGAACGGGACTGGCTGACTGATCCACAGTTGAACATGAGCGCAAGCTATGGATTACCCGTCACCACGCCATCGGCAGATCGATTGCTCAACCACAATGACACGCTCGATATCGCTGGCCTGACGTGGGATGTCCGCCATACGCCGGGGCACTCACCCGGAAGTGTCAGCCTGTACAACAAGGACACCGGTGTGTGCATCGCGGGCGATGCGCTCTTTGCAGGATCCATCGGACGCACCGACTTTCCGTCATCAAACCACAACGATCTCATCGACGCGATCACGCGAGAACTCTACACACTCCCGGACGATACGCTTGTGCTACCCGGGCATGGACCAGAAACAACCATCGGCACAGAAAAACACACCAACCCATTCGTCAGAGCATGA
- a CDS encoding cupin domain-containing protein — protein MDIRNLDEVTMNPVQMDGANGVRMAIMVGRDDGAPHFAMRKFEVEPGGNTPRHQHDYEHEVIILGGSGTVLLHGEDRTLKAGDVLYVPADSEHQFRADQGTSLEFICLVPVERNCGGDTPGS, from the coding sequence ATGGATATCCGTAATCTTGACGAGGTCACGATGAACCCGGTCCAGATGGACGGCGCAAATGGCGTTCGTATGGCGATCATGGTGGGGCGGGACGATGGCGCACCACACTTTGCGATGCGCAAGTTCGAGGTTGAGCCGGGTGGGAACACACCTCGCCATCAGCACGATTACGAGCACGAGGTCATTATCCTTGGTGGATCGGGGACGGTGCTGCTCCACGGTGAGGATCGAACACTGAAGGCTGGTGATGTGCTCTATGTGCCAGCGGACTCTGAGCACCAGTTCCGTGCGGATCAAGGTACGTCATTGGAGTTCATCTGTCTGGTGCCGGTTGAGCGCAACTGCGGTGGTGACACACCGGGCAGTTGA
- a CDS encoding NAD-dependent deacylase, whose amino-acid sequence MDSFQRSIETIARAVADARCVCVLTGAGISAESGLATFRSDDTTDADDPQAALWSRFSPMDLATVRAFERDPKTVTSWYEWRFCRARDAQPNAGHGALAELQQQLQSNGRRFTLLTQNVDGLHQRAGSTDVVELHGTIHTWHCTKTGHAVPLTSLDFSEKPIRSPAGGLYRPSIVWFGEQLPEDAISRADDASATCDVFISIGTSATVYPAAGLASVARMNGAKVFEINLDETPISREVDITVRAKSGQALPIIAEQVCRYMKTT is encoded by the coding sequence GTGGATTCTTTTCAACGATCTATTGAAACCATTGCAAGGGCTGTTGCAGATGCACGATGTGTCTGTGTGCTGACCGGTGCCGGCATCAGCGCGGAAAGCGGGCTCGCAACATTCCGTTCCGATGATACAACAGATGCGGATGATCCACAAGCGGCGTTATGGAGCCGGTTCTCGCCGATGGATCTTGCAACGGTGCGCGCGTTTGAGCGTGATCCGAAAACCGTGACAAGCTGGTATGAGTGGCGATTCTGCCGTGCTCGTGATGCGCAGCCAAATGCCGGACATGGTGCACTTGCGGAACTGCAGCAGCAACTTCAGAGCAACGGTCGGAGGTTTACGCTTCTGACGCAGAATGTCGACGGATTGCACCAGCGTGCTGGGAGTACAGATGTTGTCGAACTGCACGGCACAATCCACACGTGGCACTGCACAAAGACGGGGCATGCGGTGCCGCTGACAAGTCTGGATTTTTCAGAAAAGCCGATTCGATCACCTGCAGGCGGGTTGTACCGTCCCAGCATTGTGTGGTTTGGTGAGCAGTTGCCGGAGGATGCAATATCACGTGCTGACGATGCTTCCGCAACATGCGATGTGTTCATATCGATCGGGACAAGTGCAACGGTGTATCCTGCAGCAGGGCTTGCGTCTGTTGCGAGAATGAACGGTGCAAAGGTGTTTGAAATTAATCTTGATGAAACGCCAATCAGCCGCGAAGTTGACATCACGGTTCGCGCAAAGTCCGGTCAGGCGCTTCCGATCATTGCCGAGCAGGTTTGCCGGTACATGAAAACCACATAA
- a CDS encoding CPBP family intramembrane metalloprotease: MNCIQIASLALQEDRIKSEVAQALGVGACFLAVFVALALLAVAKHWMRFARDNADKVDTKPDSFRMQEGFVLVFGAFAMFFCVLVLQSIFNVVASRFMESKESAGEIASIGSYLCASVGLVMVCAYARNDTWQHVLWGSSFRMSVVRGVLCYVFFLPMLLGVSMILPVLWQMLTGHEPSQLAHELLRAINSEGLNATSFLIMVSAGLGAPVFEELLFRGCIQDGVVRVVGDGRLQNWFAILFTSVVFTSLHIGVVDGEYFALGPIFALSVACGLAFARRRCVLDTILVHMLFNVMSLAITVAIMSSDAASTAG; encoded by the coding sequence TTGAACTGCATTCAAATCGCAAGTCTGGCACTTCAGGAGGATCGCATCAAGAGTGAGGTTGCTCAGGCTCTCGGGGTGGGGGCGTGCTTTCTTGCTGTCTTCGTTGCGCTTGCGTTGCTGGCAGTTGCGAAACATTGGATGCGATTTGCCAGGGACAACGCAGACAAGGTTGATACCAAGCCGGATTCCTTCAGAATGCAGGAGGGGTTTGTGCTTGTGTTTGGCGCATTTGCCATGTTTTTCTGTGTTCTTGTTCTTCAGTCAATCTTCAACGTGGTCGCATCGCGTTTTATGGAGAGCAAGGAGAGCGCTGGCGAGATTGCATCGATTGGCTCGTATCTGTGTGCGAGTGTTGGGCTTGTCATGGTGTGCGCGTATGCGCGCAACGACACATGGCAGCATGTTCTCTGGGGATCGTCGTTTCGGATGTCCGTCGTCCGGGGTGTCTTGTGCTATGTATTTTTCCTTCCCATGCTGCTGGGTGTTTCGATGATTTTGCCTGTATTGTGGCAGATGTTGACAGGCCATGAACCAAGCCAGTTGGCGCACGAGTTATTGCGTGCGATAAACTCAGAGGGACTCAACGCGACTTCATTTCTGATCATGGTGAGCGCTGGACTGGGTGCTCCTGTCTTTGAGGAGTTGCTGTTCCGTGGGTGTATTCAGGATGGAGTAGTCAGAGTTGTCGGCGACGGAAGGTTGCAGAACTGGTTTGCAATCCTGTTTACATCGGTTGTTTTTACTTCACTGCATATTGGTGTTGTTGACGGAGAGTACTTCGCACTTGGTCCTATCTTTGCTTTGAGTGTTGCCTGCGGGCTGGCCTTTGCCCGAAGAAGATGTGTGCTTGACACAATACTTGTCCACATGTTGTTCAACGTGATGAGTCTTGCAATCACAGTTGCGATCATGTCGAGTGATGCTGCTTCGACTGCCGGGTAA